A region from the Polyangium spumosum genome encodes:
- a CDS encoding serine/threonine-protein kinase, translating to MDHVAAADVLQRARARVGQVLRGKWRLDGLLGVGGTACVYAATHRNGKRGAVKLLRPEYATDEEARRRFLREGYVANRIEHPGAVAVLDDDAAEDGTVFLVMELLEGQNLDERVRSFPGGRLHPAEVAFVAERLLDVLAAAHDKGVVHRDLKPENVFLTRSGAVKILDFGIARLRETTNVGGVGRATEVGSVMGTPAFMPPEQALGHTAEIDARTDLWALGAVMFHALSGKLVHEAETVNKVLLLAMTRQAPPIASIVPGLPPEFCEVVDRALAFRRQDRWPDARVMQRALRAAMQRLPPAPPLVIGPGEGPPGPLERTGSPLSRDASSAAFPSRKPLVVGLSLALALALGGAVVVFVRVRAAAPTPVETRHAAAPEPAPSPTLPPALPPPASAAPVVASAAAEPTPPPSARVAPAATTTGARVAPTPAPPTTTTKPQQGGTKDIFSEW from the coding sequence ATGGACCACGTGGCCGCCGCCGACGTCTTGCAACGAGCCCGGGCGCGCGTGGGGCAGGTCTTGCGTGGCAAGTGGCGGCTCGACGGCCTGCTCGGCGTCGGCGGCACGGCCTGCGTCTACGCGGCGACGCACCGGAACGGCAAGCGCGGCGCGGTGAAGCTCTTGCGGCCCGAGTACGCGACCGACGAGGAGGCGCGCCGCCGCTTCCTGCGCGAGGGTTACGTCGCGAACCGCATCGAGCACCCCGGCGCGGTCGCCGTGCTCGACGACGACGCGGCCGAAGACGGCACGGTTTTCCTCGTGATGGAGCTGCTCGAGGGGCAGAACCTCGACGAGCGGGTGCGCTCGTTTCCCGGCGGTCGCTTGCACCCCGCCGAGGTCGCGTTTGTCGCCGAGCGGCTGCTCGACGTCCTCGCCGCCGCCCACGACAAGGGCGTCGTGCATCGGGATCTGAAGCCCGAGAACGTGTTCCTGACGCGGTCGGGCGCGGTGAAGATCCTCGACTTCGGCATCGCGCGTCTGCGCGAGACGACAAACGTCGGAGGCGTGGGGCGCGCGACGGAGGTCGGCAGCGTCATGGGCACGCCGGCCTTCATGCCGCCGGAGCAGGCGCTCGGGCACACGGCCGAGATCGACGCGCGCACCGATCTGTGGGCGCTCGGCGCGGTGATGTTTCACGCGCTCTCCGGCAAGCTCGTGCACGAGGCCGAGACGGTGAACAAGGTGCTGCTCCTGGCGATGACGCGGCAAGCGCCGCCGATCGCCTCGATCGTGCCCGGCCTGCCGCCCGAGTTTTGCGAGGTCGTCGATCGCGCGCTCGCCTTCCGTCGCCAGGATCGCTGGCCCGACGCGCGCGTGATGCAGCGCGCCTTGCGCGCCGCGATGCAACGTTTGCCGCCGGCGCCGCCGCTCGTGATCGGCCCCGGCGAGGGCCCTCCCGGCCCGCTGGAGCGCACGGGTTCGCCGCTCTCGCGGGACGCCTCGTCGGCCGCGTTTCCTTCACGCAAGCCCCTCGTCGTGGGCCTCTCGCTCGCCTTGGCCCTCGCGCTCGGCGGGGCCGTGGTTGTTTTCGTCCGCGTCCGCGCGGCGGCGCCCACGCCGGTGGAGACGAGGCACGCCGCCGCGCCCGAGCCTGCGCCGTCACCGACGTTGCCGCCGGCCCTCCCGCCGCCCGCGTCGGCCGCGCCGGTCGTGGCCTCCGCCGCGGCCGAGCCGACGCCTCCGCCTTCGGCGCGTGTGGCTCCGGCCGCGACGACGACGGGGGCGCGTGTCGCGCCGACCCCGGCACCTCCGACGACGACCACGAAGCCGCAACAAGGCGGGACGAAGGATATCTTCAGCGAATGGTGA
- a CDS encoding leucine-rich repeat domain-containing protein yields the protein MLPRTIAPLAGLALSIAVTSLLGCDEKKPDAAAPSPSAAPTTSNLAVLMPAPTPSAAAPAPPPKKKDVVCSKDATITFTDPKFEAIVRVQAQKPEGTITKADLGKVKTLSLTEVKLDEIDPCLFPLFTSVKGLYLPPGKIEDLSPLKTLTTIESLRIAATQIKDLAPLSGLVKLDRLDIGRTPVKDLAPLATLVNLTELQIDETEVTDLTPLSKLKKLEMLQMKRTRIADLSPLKELKGLKNLHIAGSAVSGQAVILGIPGLKVHDE from the coding sequence ATGCTGCCCCGAACGATCGCCCCCCTCGCGGGTCTCGCCCTCTCGATCGCCGTCACGTCGCTCCTCGGATGTGACGAAAAGAAGCCCGACGCCGCGGCGCCTTCGCCGAGCGCCGCGCCGACGACGAGCAACCTGGCCGTCCTCATGCCCGCGCCCACGCCGAGCGCCGCAGCGCCCGCGCCGCCGCCGAAGAAGAAAGACGTCGTTTGCTCGAAGGACGCGACCATCACGTTCACGGATCCCAAGTTCGAGGCGATCGTGCGCGTGCAGGCGCAGAAGCCCGAGGGGACGATCACGAAGGCGGACCTCGGCAAAGTGAAGACGCTGAGCCTCACCGAGGTGAAGCTCGACGAGATCGACCCCTGCCTCTTCCCGCTCTTCACGTCGGTGAAGGGCCTCTACCTGCCCCCCGGCAAGATCGAGGATCTGAGCCCGCTGAAGACGCTCACGACGATCGAGTCGCTGCGCATCGCGGCCACGCAGATCAAGGACCTCGCGCCGCTCTCGGGCCTCGTGAAGCTCGACCGGCTCGACATCGGCCGCACGCCCGTCAAGGACCTCGCGCCGCTCGCGACGCTCGTGAACCTGACGGAGCTCCAGATCGACGAGACCGAGGTGACGGATCTGACGCCGCTCTCCAAGCTGAAGAAGCTCGAGATGCTGCAGATGAAGCGCACGCGTATCGCCGATCTCTCGCCGCTGAAGGAGCTCAAGGGCCTGAAGAACCTGCACATCGCCGGCTCGGCCGTGAGCGGTCAGGCGGTGATCCTGGGGATCCCCGGCCTCAAGGTGCACGACGAGTGA
- a CDS encoding STAS domain-containing protein, protein MGAENRRSSGEHPLAAFHDALLAQQDTLVDRTIERARPHLPWLADMPREALMGSVGEDVLAYARALLTTDFDDLRARARSWCENQITVGNGAAFVLASVEAIRKDYLEVALDALAQGVPGVREGVLRLMDAFAAVVAEIDGFFHGAPAQEAVGDRLFRMFVDASPDPVALSAGSEAVLYANAAFKETFGGEGIPSKPLVSFLADGAGEALARLSDVVDREGRGRGELHLRRADGGVYVADVTAFDARATGDRASARFLLLRDKGPLVAAEETRMRLQEEIIASQAEAIRALSTPLLPIAEGVIVMPLVGALNEARAEQMLEALLEGISRRGARVAILDITGVDDVDSHVAHGILRAARAAALLGARVFLTGIRGSVAQTLLALDASFGGLVTCSTLQDGVTRALRGARVEGYAPRRWTG, encoded by the coding sequence ATGGGCGCAGAGAACCGACGCTCCTCGGGAGAACACCCCCTCGCGGCGTTCCACGACGCGCTGCTCGCGCAGCAGGACACCCTCGTCGACCGCACGATCGAGCGGGCGCGGCCGCACCTGCCGTGGCTCGCCGACATGCCCAGGGAGGCGCTCATGGGTTCGGTCGGAGAGGATGTGCTCGCGTATGCCCGCGCCCTGCTCACCACCGATTTCGACGATCTCCGCGCTCGCGCGCGGAGCTGGTGCGAGAACCAGATCACCGTGGGCAACGGCGCCGCGTTCGTGCTCGCGTCCGTGGAGGCGATCCGGAAGGACTACCTCGAGGTCGCGCTCGACGCGCTCGCCCAAGGCGTCCCGGGCGTGCGGGAGGGCGTGCTCCGGTTGATGGACGCGTTCGCCGCGGTCGTCGCGGAGATCGACGGGTTTTTCCACGGCGCTCCGGCGCAGGAGGCCGTGGGCGACAGGCTCTTCCGCATGTTCGTCGACGCCTCGCCGGATCCGGTCGCGCTCTCGGCGGGCAGCGAGGCCGTGCTCTACGCGAACGCGGCCTTCAAGGAGACGTTCGGCGGCGAAGGGATCCCGAGCAAGCCGCTCGTCTCGTTCCTCGCGGACGGCGCAGGAGAGGCGCTCGCGCGGCTCTCGGACGTGGTCGATCGCGAGGGGCGCGGGCGCGGCGAGCTTCACCTCCGGCGCGCGGACGGAGGCGTCTACGTGGCGGACGTGACCGCGTTCGACGCGCGCGCGACGGGGGATCGGGCCTCCGCGCGGTTCTTGCTCCTGCGCGACAAGGGCCCGCTCGTCGCGGCGGAGGAGACGCGGATGCGGCTCCAGGAGGAGATCATCGCGTCGCAGGCGGAGGCGATCCGCGCGCTCTCGACGCCGCTCTTGCCGATCGCCGAGGGCGTGATCGTGATGCCGCTCGTGGGCGCGCTGAACGAGGCGCGCGCCGAGCAGATGCTCGAGGCGTTGCTCGAAGGGATCTCGCGGCGAGGCGCGCGCGTGGCGATCCTCGACATCACGGGCGTCGACGACGTCGACTCGCACGTGGCGCACGGCATCCTGCGGGCCGCGCGCGCGGCCGCCCTGCTCGGCGCGCGTGTGTTCCTGACGGGCATCCGCGGCTCCGTCGCGCAGACGCTGCTCGCGCTCGACGCGAGCTTCGGCGGGCTCGTCACGTGCAGCACGCTGCAGGACGGCGTCACGCGCGCGCTTCGCGGCGCGCGGGTCGAGGGGTATGCTCCGCGGCGATGGACCGGCTGA
- a CDS encoding tetratricopeptide repeat protein, whose protein sequence is MGAALGSVLLARPAAADQMEDDMRRAEELFKEARAAVENNDYAAACPKFEESLALARRAGTLFNLAQCEEHEGRLVTALRYYKEGIVVLDPGDPRLAPSKQKLAEIEPRIPFLTIKPKGTLPRDSRVTIDGKEVEGLGVALPVNPGTRTIAVLAPKHTVEKFVVEVAEAEQVELLVTAGKVIVEPTRPVAAVLGPRRIAGFAALGVGALGFVGAIITGGIIVSADGRVEEGCPRVKCDTAAGHEAAELGKSMLVPNAIMWGVGIAGAGTGAVLLLLEAKKGPEKPKTGHSFVVGPGFVGVRGSF, encoded by the coding sequence ATGGGCGCGGCTCTTGGTTCGGTCTTGCTCGCGCGTCCGGCCGCGGCCGATCAGATGGAAGACGACATGCGGCGGGCCGAGGAGCTCTTCAAGGAGGCGCGGGCCGCCGTCGAGAACAACGATTACGCCGCGGCTTGCCCCAAGTTCGAGGAGAGCCTCGCGCTCGCGCGCCGGGCCGGCACGCTCTTCAACCTCGCGCAATGCGAGGAGCACGAGGGGCGGCTCGTCACGGCGCTGCGGTATTACAAGGAGGGCATCGTCGTCCTCGACCCCGGCGACCCGCGCCTCGCGCCCTCGAAGCAGAAGCTCGCGGAGATCGAGCCGCGGATCCCGTTCCTCACGATCAAGCCGAAGGGCACGTTGCCCAGGGACAGCCGCGTCACGATCGACGGCAAGGAGGTCGAGGGCCTCGGCGTCGCGTTGCCGGTCAACCCCGGCACACGCACGATCGCCGTGCTCGCGCCGAAGCACACGGTGGAGAAGTTCGTCGTCGAGGTCGCCGAGGCCGAGCAGGTGGAGCTGCTCGTGACCGCCGGCAAGGTGATCGTCGAGCCGACGCGCCCCGTGGCTGCCGTCCTCGGGCCGCGGCGTATCGCGGGCTTCGCGGCGCTCGGCGTGGGCGCGCTCGGGTTCGTGGGGGCGATCATCACGGGCGGGATCATCGTCTCGGCGGACGGCCGCGTCGAGGAGGGCTGCCCGCGGGTGAAATGCGACACGGCCGCCGGGCACGAGGCGGCGGAGCTCGGCAAATCGATGCTCGTGCCGAATGCGATCATGTGGGGCGTGGGTATCGCGGGGGCGGGGACGGGGGCGGTCTTGTTGCTGCTCGAGGCGAAGAAGGGCCCGGAGAAACCGAAGACCGGCCATTCTTTCGTCGTGGGGCCTGGTTTCGTGGGGGTGCGCGGGAGTTTTTGA
- a CDS encoding adenylate/guanylate cyclase domain-containing protein has translation MTEQRQGAAPRATAAIDASLAREILISERFRAQLLAGIFGGALIAFLAFSASYPGAMAELFHSRLDRVRVGLLLGGFAAYELVALRGFEKLIKTRTRPPAARRYIDTFVETSLPTLAIVYYMSIVEPFEALLLPPAFVYFVFILLSTLRLDPKLCVFSGIVAAAEYGLLALLSGGATHASKTSASLTSMAHHGGKALVLLASGVAAGFVARRLEKGFRRTLESLEDRSRILSVFGQHVSPAVVERLLAQKADVKSELREVCVMFLDVRNFTAFSERKSPEEVVGYLNALFDFMIESVNAHHGIVNKFLGDGFMAVFGAPLRGDNDCKNAVEAALEIVTKLEALVAEGAIPATRVGIGVASGKALIGNVGSSERKEYTVIGDVVNVASRVEGLNKELGSQILVTERVFEACALELPEATATAPLHVRGRKEPVRIFRLA, from the coding sequence GTGACGGAGCAGAGACAGGGCGCCGCGCCGCGCGCGACGGCGGCGATCGACGCGAGCCTCGCGCGGGAGATCCTCATCAGCGAGCGCTTCCGGGCGCAGCTCCTCGCGGGCATCTTCGGCGGCGCGCTGATCGCGTTCCTCGCGTTCTCGGCCTCCTACCCGGGCGCGATGGCCGAGCTCTTCCACAGCCGCCTCGACCGCGTCCGCGTGGGCCTCTTGCTCGGCGGGTTCGCGGCCTACGAGCTCGTCGCGTTGCGCGGGTTCGAGAAGCTCATCAAGACACGCACGAGGCCCCCCGCGGCGCGGCGTTACATCGATACGTTCGTCGAGACGAGCCTGCCGACGCTGGCGATCGTCTATTACATGTCGATCGTCGAGCCCTTCGAGGCGCTGCTCCTGCCGCCGGCGTTCGTGTACTTCGTGTTCATCCTGCTCTCGACGCTCCGGCTCGATCCGAAGCTCTGCGTCTTCTCGGGCATCGTGGCCGCGGCCGAGTACGGCCTGCTCGCGCTCCTCTCGGGCGGCGCGACCCACGCGAGCAAGACGAGCGCCTCGCTCACCTCGATGGCGCACCACGGAGGCAAGGCGCTCGTCCTGCTCGCGAGCGGCGTGGCCGCGGGGTTCGTGGCGCGGCGGCTGGAGAAGGGGTTTCGCCGGACGCTCGAGTCGCTCGAAGATCGCAGCCGCATCCTGAGCGTCTTCGGCCAGCACGTCTCGCCCGCGGTGGTGGAGCGGCTGCTCGCGCAGAAGGCGGACGTCAAGAGCGAGCTGCGCGAGGTCTGCGTGATGTTCCTCGACGTCCGCAACTTCACGGCGTTCTCCGAGCGCAAGAGCCCCGAGGAGGTCGTGGGTTACCTGAACGCCCTCTTCGATTTCATGATCGAGAGCGTCAACGCGCACCACGGCATCGTGAACAAGTTCCTCGGCGACGGCTTCATGGCCGTCTTCGGCGCGCCGCTGCGGGGCGACAACGATTGCAAGAACGCCGTCGAGGCGGCGCTCGAGATCGTCACGAAGCTCGAAGCCCTCGTCGCGGAGGGCGCGATCCCGGCGACGCGAGTCGGCATCGGCGTCGCGTCGGGCAAGGCGCTCATCGGGAACGTGGGTTCGTCCGAGCGAAAAGAGTACACGGTGATCGGCGACGTGGTGAACGTCGCGTCACGCGTGGAGGGGCTCAACAAGGAGCTCGGATCCCAGATCCTCGTGACCGAGCGTGTCTTCGAGGCGTGCGCGCTCGAACTGCCCGAGGCCACGGCGACGGCGCCGCTGCACGTGCGAGGGCGAAAGGAGCCCGTCAGGATCTTTCGGTTGGCATGA
- a CDS encoding mechanosensitive ion channel family protein, which translates to MQDAMNQVGAGLTSLKITLVEFAVRYGLQILGASIIVVIGLKIAGYATRALDGWLERRTSIDVALRTLFVRLLRLVVIGATVVIAAEKIGVPVASLIAGLGVAGVGIGFAMQGVLSNLIAGMTIFFIRPFKVGEYIDVLKVHGEVVDITLFSTTLRHTTDQSRIVIPNRQIVGEILHNYGTKRQLDLEIGIAYASDIGKAIDVATETVLEDARVLKEPAPLVGIRKVGEGALVVSVRPWVPVADYEQALLGLYRSIFEAYRERGIDVPLPQREIRIHAETAAARAALGAPVVKVN; encoded by the coding sequence ATGCAGGATGCGATGAATCAGGTGGGGGCAGGCCTCACGAGCCTGAAGATCACGCTCGTCGAATTCGCCGTCCGTTACGGGCTGCAGATCCTCGGCGCGTCCATCATTGTCGTCATCGGGCTCAAAATCGCGGGGTATGCGACGCGCGCCCTCGATGGCTGGCTCGAGAGGAGGACCTCGATCGACGTCGCGCTCCGCACCCTCTTCGTGCGCCTGCTCCGGCTCGTCGTCATCGGCGCCACGGTCGTCATCGCGGCCGAGAAGATCGGCGTCCCCGTCGCCTCGCTCATCGCCGGCCTCGGCGTCGCGGGCGTCGGCATCGGCTTCGCCATGCAGGGCGTGCTCTCGAACCTCATCGCGGGCATGACGATCTTCTTCATCCGGCCCTTCAAGGTCGGCGAATACATCGACGTCCTGAAGGTGCACGGCGAGGTCGTCGACATCACGCTCTTTTCGACCACCCTGCGGCACACGACCGATCAATCCCGGATCGTCATCCCGAACCGCCAGATCGTGGGCGAGATCCTGCACAACTATGGCACGAAGCGCCAGCTCGACCTCGAGATCGGCATTGCGTATGCCTCCGATATCGGCAAGGCGATCGACGTCGCGACGGAGACGGTCCTCGAGGATGCGCGTGTCTTGAAGGAACCGGCGCCGCTCGTCGGGATTCGCAAGGTGGGCGAGGGCGCGCTCGTGGTCTCCGTCCGGCCCTGGGTGCCCGTCGCCGATTACGAGCAGGCGCTGCTCGGCCTGTATCGGTCGATCTTCGAGGCGTATCGCGAGCGGGGCATCGACGTGCCCCTCCCGCAGCGCGAGATCCGTATCCACGCAGAGACCGCCGCGGCGCGCGCGGCGCTCGGCGCGCCGGTCGTCAAGGTCAATTGA
- a CDS encoding MATE family efflux transporter encodes MATASHAPSLRRLLDLAWPIIVSRSAQTVVSVADAAMVAHLGEEGLAATTTGALNLMAFFILPMGVVFIVSSFASQLYGRGDHAGARRYGFYGLAVAAMAQVLYLVAALFAPRAVAAIGYSPAVAALMSQYIVCRLFTGGAAIGLEALGNYYGGLGNTRLPMAAQVFCMALNIALNWVLIFGHLGAPALGVYGAALASALSTLIAFLVLLGCFLAGYGEHTSARKSKAKLRLAELGRMLRFGFPSGLNWFVEFAAFSLFINLVINGLGTTTLAAFMAAMQVNQVAFMPAFGLTSAGAILVGQSIGAKALDEVPKTVKLTAFVTCGWMGFVGLVYLAFARLCMLPFAPPGAEREAFLDIAAQILTLSITWQLFDATVMTIAEALRAAGDTAFTAWVRGIAAWFVFVPGSYVSVRVLGGGIGWVVFWLTGYIALMAFVLLLRFRGGAWRKLDLAGAEMPPV; translated from the coding sequence ATGGCAACCGCCTCCCACGCGCCCTCCCTCCGGCGGCTCCTCGATCTCGCCTGGCCGATCATCGTCTCGCGCTCGGCGCAGACCGTGGTCAGCGTGGCCGACGCCGCCATGGTCGCGCACCTCGGCGAGGAGGGCCTCGCCGCCACGACCACGGGCGCGCTCAACTTGATGGCCTTCTTCATCCTGCCGATGGGCGTGGTCTTCATCGTGTCGAGCTTCGCCTCGCAGCTCTACGGCCGCGGTGATCACGCAGGCGCGCGACGGTACGGGTTTTACGGCCTCGCGGTCGCGGCGATGGCGCAGGTCCTCTACCTCGTGGCGGCCCTCTTCGCGCCGCGCGCCGTCGCCGCGATCGGCTACTCGCCGGCCGTGGCGGCGCTCATGTCGCAGTACATCGTCTGCCGCCTCTTCACGGGCGGCGCGGCGATCGGGCTCGAGGCGCTCGGCAATTATTACGGCGGGCTCGGCAACACGCGCCTGCCCATGGCCGCGCAGGTCTTCTGCATGGCGCTCAACATCGCGCTCAACTGGGTGCTCATCTTCGGGCACCTCGGCGCGCCCGCGCTCGGCGTGTACGGCGCGGCGCTCGCGAGCGCGCTCTCGACGTTGATCGCGTTCCTCGTGCTCCTCGGGTGTTTCCTCGCCGGCTACGGCGAGCACACGAGCGCGCGCAAGAGCAAGGCGAAGCTGCGCCTCGCCGAGCTCGGGCGCATGCTGCGGTTCGGCTTTCCTTCGGGGCTCAACTGGTTCGTCGAGTTCGCCGCGTTCTCCTTGTTCATCAACCTCGTGATCAACGGGCTCGGCACGACGACGCTCGCCGCGTTCATGGCCGCGATGCAGGTGAACCAGGTCGCGTTCATGCCGGCGTTTGGCCTGACGAGCGCCGGGGCGATCCTCGTGGGGCAATCGATCGGCGCGAAGGCGCTCGACGAGGTGCCGAAGACGGTGAAGCTCACGGCCTTCGTGACGTGCGGCTGGATGGGCTTCGTGGGCCTCGTCTACCTCGCGTTCGCGCGGCTCTGCATGTTGCCCTTCGCGCCGCCGGGCGCCGAGCGCGAGGCCTTCCTCGACATCGCGGCCCAGATCCTCACGCTCTCGATCACGTGGCAGCTCTTCGACGCGACCGTGATGACCATCGCCGAGGCCCTGCGCGCCGCGGGCGACACGGCCTTCACCGCCTGGGTCCGCGGGATCGCCGCGTGGTTCGTCTTCGTGCCGGGCTCGTACGTCTCGGTGCGGGTGCTCGGCGGCGGGATCGGCTGGGTCGTCTTCTGGTTGACCGGGTACATCGCCTTGATGGCCTTCGTGCTCCTCCTGCGGTTCCGCGGCGGCGCGTGGCGCAAGCTCGATCTCGCGGGCGCGGAGATGCCGCCCGTCTGA
- a CDS encoding mechanosensitive ion channel domain-containing protein, protein MHPLRPLRGVLLALMCLALPLGADAAPDASAPAPDAAAAPAAASASASAAAAAPAAASAAAPAPPIVEGVPVRLRDARIFSLHASRAGESPEERARAASMALRAASESGDEAPVRVERRGDEALVVVGDKTIVILGPEDAAAAGDATVATLAEDVAGRVRVALAKEQSRSAALLTLLSIALVVLSGMVALFFARKIGQVADRARVFLEQHPERIPAIRLQSIEVVRPESLRAALLIATKAARVLFRLGIAYGWVLICLSLFEPTRGYAERLSGFVFGPLYSLLARLIGSLPLLVVAVIAAIALIVLVRFISLFFEGVARGQTTLDWLPADLAPPTSILVRAAVVIAFFLVAAPLVLGDDDGALVRAGTAVIAALALSTTPVVASAAVGIVVVYGRRLSVGEYAEIGGREGRVRAISLLEVELEGEDGILRVPHLYSLVRPTRLLGAEPPVSVEVTLEEAALDEDVRELLREAAGAVGARPFVELVRLDAEGVCYRVTTHHAGPGAQGALVGILAEALSAAGVPLARAGLRALPTSRAARA, encoded by the coding sequence GTGCATCCGCTCCGTCCGCTCCGTGGCGTCCTCCTCGCGCTGATGTGCCTGGCGCTGCCGCTCGGCGCCGACGCCGCGCCGGACGCCTCGGCGCCCGCGCCGGACGCCGCCGCTGCTCCCGCGGCCGCCTCCGCGTCCGCCTCCGCCGCCGCCGCCGCGCCCGCCGCCGCCTCCGCCGCCGCGCCCGCCCCTCCCATCGTCGAAGGCGTCCCCGTTCGCCTCCGCGACGCGCGTATCTTCTCGCTTCACGCCTCCCGCGCGGGGGAGTCTCCCGAGGAGCGCGCGCGCGCCGCCTCGATGGCCCTGCGCGCCGCCTCCGAGAGCGGGGACGAGGCGCCCGTGCGGGTCGAGCGCCGCGGCGACGAGGCCCTCGTGGTCGTCGGGGACAAAACCATCGTCATCCTCGGCCCCGAAGACGCCGCCGCCGCCGGCGACGCCACCGTCGCCACCCTCGCCGAGGACGTCGCCGGCCGCGTCCGCGTCGCGCTCGCCAAGGAGCAATCGCGCAGCGCCGCCCTGCTCACCTTGCTCTCCATCGCGCTCGTCGTCCTCTCGGGCATGGTCGCCCTCTTTTTTGCCCGCAAGATCGGCCAGGTCGCCGATCGGGCCCGCGTCTTCCTGGAGCAGCACCCCGAGCGTATCCCCGCGATTCGCCTCCAATCCATCGAGGTCGTGCGCCCCGAGTCGCTCCGCGCCGCGCTGCTCATCGCCACCAAGGCCGCGCGTGTCCTCTTTCGGCTCGGCATCGCGTATGGATGGGTGCTCATCTGCCTCTCGCTCTTCGAGCCCACGCGCGGCTATGCCGAGCGGCTCTCGGGGTTCGTCTTCGGGCCCCTTTATTCGCTGCTCGCGCGCCTCATCGGCTCGCTCCCCTTGCTCGTCGTCGCGGTCATCGCCGCGATCGCCCTCATCGTCCTCGTCCGCTTCATCAGCCTCTTCTTCGAGGGGGTCGCGCGGGGACAGACCACCCTCGATTGGCTGCCGGCCGACCTCGCCCCGCCGACCAGCATCCTCGTCCGCGCCGCCGTGGTCATCGCTTTTTTCCTCGTCGCCGCGCCGCTCGTGCTCGGCGACGACGACGGGGCGCTCGTGCGCGCCGGGACGGCCGTCATCGCGGCCCTCGCGCTCTCCACCACGCCGGTCGTGGCCAGCGCCGCCGTGGGGATCGTGGTCGTGTATGGCCGGCGCTTGTCGGTCGGTGAATATGCCGAGATCGGCGGGCGCGAGGGCCGGGTCCGCGCCATTTCGCTCCTCGAGGTCGAGCTCGAGGGCGAGGACGGGATCCTCCGGGTGCCGCACCTGTATTCGCTCGTCCGGCCCACGCGCCTGCTCGGCGCCGAGCCGCCGGTCTCCGTCGAGGTCACGCTCGAAGAGGCGGCCCTCGACGAGGACGTGCGTGAGCTCTTGCGCGAGGCGGCGGGCGCGGTGGGGGCGCGGCCGTTCGTCGAGCTCGTGCGGCTCGACGCCGAGGGGGTTTGTTATCGGGTCACCACGCACCACGCGGGCCCGGGGGCGCAGGGCGCGCTCGTCGGGATCCTCGCCGAGGCGCTCTCCGCGGCCGGCGTGCCCCTCGCGCGGGCGGGCCTGCGCGCCTTGCCTACTTCTCGAGCTGCGCGCGCATGA